The Haloarchaeobius amylolyticus genome window below encodes:
- the ligA gene encoding ATP-dependent DNA ligase LigA codes for MEFAAFADRAADIEAEPADLETVSLVCDLFRDAGDDLPIVARFVQGRVFPAWDERKLDVGPNTVYAAIARAAGQNVTADDVEARLADVGEIGAVAASYDLGGQQGLAAFGAGGGEDLTVASLYDDFERLAATEGDGSQDTKLDLLFGLFNRSSPDEARYLARLVLSEMRIGVGEGAVRDAIAEAFDVPVSAVERAVQVTNDYGLVAETAREEGEDGLAEHTLTVGRPVQAMLAQAGTAADVLDSWAEAAVETKFDGARVQVHWDGETVSVFSRNMEDVTDALPEVVEFVESACDAPAILDGEVVAIDDSGDPLPFQQVLRRFRRKHDVAKAREDVTVELRAFDCLHADGEDLLDAPLRDRHDRLGTVLDANVADLTLTADAETVASVEEAALEAGHEGIMLKDPDSTYSPGKRGQQWLKRKPDVETLDCVVTGAEWGEGRRAELLGTFELSVRDADAGAFETIGKVATGITDEELAELTDLLEPHVQSQVGQTVTLSPAVVFEVGYEEIQASPTYSSGYALRFPRFVTVRDDKEPGTADSLERVERLAEEQ; via the coding sequence ATGGAGTTCGCCGCCTTCGCCGACCGCGCGGCCGACATCGAGGCAGAGCCGGCCGACCTGGAGACCGTCTCGCTCGTCTGCGACCTGTTCCGCGACGCCGGGGACGACCTCCCCATCGTGGCCCGGTTCGTCCAGGGCCGGGTCTTCCCGGCGTGGGACGAGCGGAAACTCGACGTCGGGCCGAACACGGTGTACGCCGCAATCGCCCGCGCCGCGGGCCAGAACGTGACCGCCGACGACGTGGAGGCGCGACTGGCAGACGTGGGCGAGATCGGCGCGGTCGCCGCGAGCTACGACCTCGGCGGCCAGCAGGGACTCGCCGCGTTCGGCGCCGGCGGCGGCGAGGACCTGACGGTCGCCTCGCTGTACGACGACTTCGAGCGCCTCGCCGCCACCGAGGGCGACGGCAGCCAGGACACGAAGCTCGACCTGCTGTTCGGGCTGTTCAACCGGTCGAGTCCCGACGAGGCACGCTACCTCGCCCGACTCGTCCTCTCGGAGATGCGCATCGGCGTGGGTGAGGGGGCCGTCCGCGACGCCATCGCGGAGGCGTTCGATGTGCCGGTTTCGGCCGTCGAGCGTGCCGTCCAGGTGACGAACGACTACGGTTTGGTGGCCGAAACCGCCCGCGAGGAGGGCGAGGACGGCCTCGCCGAGCACACCCTGACGGTCGGGCGCCCGGTCCAGGCGATGCTCGCACAGGCCGGGACCGCCGCCGACGTGCTCGACTCCTGGGCGGAAGCCGCGGTCGAGACGAAGTTCGACGGTGCCCGCGTCCAGGTCCACTGGGACGGCGAGACCGTCTCGGTCTTCTCCCGGAACATGGAGGACGTGACCGACGCGCTCCCCGAGGTCGTGGAGTTCGTCGAGTCCGCCTGCGACGCGCCCGCCATCCTCGACGGGGAGGTCGTCGCCATCGACGACTCGGGCGACCCGCTCCCCTTCCAGCAGGTGCTCCGGCGCTTCCGCCGGAAGCACGACGTGGCGAAGGCCCGCGAGGACGTGACCGTCGAACTCCGGGCGTTCGACTGCCTGCACGCCGACGGCGAGGACCTCCTCGACGCGCCCCTGCGTGACCGGCACGACCGCCTCGGGACGGTCCTCGATGCGAACGTCGCCGACCTGACGCTGACCGCCGACGCCGAGACCGTCGCGTCGGTCGAGGAGGCGGCACTCGAAGCGGGTCACGAGGGTATCATGCTGAAGGACCCCGACTCGACGTACAGCCCCGGGAAACGCGGCCAGCAGTGGCTGAAGCGCAAACCCGACGTCGAGACCCTCGACTGTGTCGTCACGGGCGCTGAGTGGGGCGAGGGGCGGCGCGCGGAACTGCTCGGCACCTTCGAGCTATCGGTCCGCGACGCCGACGCCGGCGCGTTCGAGACCATCGGCAAGGTCGCCACCGGCATCACCGACGAGGAGCTCGCGGAGCTGACCGACCTGCTCGAACCACACGTCCAGTCGCAGGTCGGCCAGACTGTCACGCTCTCCCCGGCGGTCGTCTTCGAGGTCGGATACGAGGAGATACAGGCGTCGCCGACGTACTCCTCCGGCTACGCGCTCCGCTTCCCCCGGTTCGTGACGGTCAGGGACGACAAGGAACCCGGCACTGCGGACTCGCTGGAACGGGTCGAACGGCTGGCCGAGGAACAGTGA
- a CDS encoding DUF7504 family protein, whose product MDADRIVFERELSGAQFRDSSVETDFSSILADYKKHGCAMLVTGAVSAATVARAFRLLGGAADADRKRVVVTPGSERDPVPYLPEGVSPTDPDVRVHRGDEYRSLSGIRGAVLESVVRYDSREDGLEPGQLRLLAPGAESLLAGSDAESREHFLRGLGTVVRGCRGMGYVHLGTDEVSDDVVNLFDGWIELRETGNRAQQRWHVPPGERTTNWMTL is encoded by the coding sequence ATGGACGCCGACCGAATCGTCTTCGAGCGAGAACTGTCGGGTGCACAGTTCCGGGACAGTAGCGTCGAGACGGATTTCTCGTCGATCCTCGCCGACTACAAGAAGCACGGGTGTGCGATGCTGGTCACCGGTGCCGTGAGCGCAGCGACCGTCGCACGAGCGTTCCGACTGCTCGGTGGGGCGGCGGACGCGGACCGGAAACGGGTGGTCGTCACGCCGGGGTCCGAGCGGGACCCCGTCCCGTACCTCCCGGAGGGTGTGTCGCCGACCGACCCGGACGTCCGGGTCCATCGGGGTGACGAGTACCGCAGCCTGTCCGGTATCCGGGGGGCGGTCCTCGAATCGGTCGTCCGGTACGACAGTCGCGAGGACGGGCTGGAGCCCGGCCAGTTGCGGCTCCTCGCACCGGGTGCGGAGTCGTTGCTCGCCGGGAGCGACGCCGAGAGTCGAGAACACTTCCTGCGCGGGCTGGGAACCGTCGTCCGGGGGTGTCGCGGCATGGGTTACGTCCACCTCGGGACGGACGAGGTGTCGGACGACGTGGTCAACCTCTTCGACGGCTGGATCGAACTCAGAGAGACGGGGAACCGGGCACAGCAGCGCTGGCACGTCCCACCGGGCGAACGGACGACGAACTGGATGACGCTCTGA